A stretch of DNA from Cannabis sativa cultivar Pink pepper isolate KNU-18-1 chromosome X, ASM2916894v1, whole genome shotgun sequence:
gacaatgccaagtccgatgactattctggagtttgatgtcggtgccAGAAAAGTCGCCTAAGTAGTTGCCGGTGTCGCAAAAATTGCCGGAGTTATTGCCGGCGtcaaaaaagtcgtcagaattggtaTTGTCGCGAGcaaaatcactagaaaaatcaccaagaaagtggttttttcatcaagaaaccggtttcttcaccaaaaagtggtttcttcatcaaggaactaattttgttacacaacaataataaagattatgaaaacaaaataaaaatgatatacactgaaaataattgaaactagtttcatcaatcaaccaaatagagaaaaaaagtacataaaaaattaccaagaaactggtttcttcatcaagaaattggtttcttgatgaagaaaaaaaaccagtttcttagtgatttttccagtaatttttccggcgacaatgccaattccaacGAATTTTCCAAAGTTTACTGTcggtactgaaaaagtcaccggagtagttGTCGGCGTATTACTCGTCAAAGTTGCTACCAACgccagaaaagtcgtcagaattgtcATTGTCATCAAAGAAATCActggaaaaataccaaaaaactggtttcttcatcaagaaaccagaaaccagtttcttggtaatttttccggcgactatgccaattctgatgacttttttgaagtttgctgtcggtgccgaaaaagtcgacggagtagctgctagcgtcagaaaagtcatcagaattggcattgtcaacggaaaaatcaccaaagaaaccggtttcttgaagaagaaaccggtttcttggtgattttttcagtgatttttccggGAACAATGCTAATTCCGACAAAATTTCCGGCGCCGACAGCAACTCtagtgacttttccggcaccgaccgctacccggcgacttttccggcaccgacagcaaactccggtgacttttccggcatcaataacaaataaaacttcctaaacaaataaaaacattaaatatgggatttaaaaacctaattacatatatatggcatatcaaataccataaaaaaacctaaaaacaaaaaattaccatataaattggtcaaatttaatttgccatatttatcataagaacttttaaaatcccagTGTAATTTTCTCTAATATAAATTGATATCTTATTAACAAAAATACATCCGTAAAATGTGTAcaatatttataccttttatgtaattttaaataccaaaatacCACATACATTATtacttacacaatcagacgatggttgctGCGTGGTTGCGCGGTGGTTGCATCAGTCAATGGTTGTAGGGTGGTTGCTAGGTAATTGGCCGaaagttgcatcagacgaaagtttctgggtagttgctgggtggttggccgaaggttgcatcagacgaaagtTTCAATCAGATAAAATAATTGTTAGTAAAATATTAATGCAACTATAATGCAACTGTTGTGAAACATTAAAACTCAAAACAGTGTTTCCACGTACGTATAAttctatctacatgtctctttatgatttaatatgaacaaattcgccattagaaatttggaaaacaacgaaaatacaccaggataaatattttactacagtattgatgtaatttttttggattatacttgagttggattgctCGGGAACTCCAGTTAACTTTTTAAGATCTGTCTTTTTCATGGATCTGAAAATTGAAGTTAGGACATttgttttatgcaaattaaactggATTTCCGGATGAATTTTAAtttcgtagtagtttttctacactttttttcaTGAATTCGAAACAGCCCCTGTTTTGATTAATTCtggttgtcttttcaggtgaaGTCGCCAGAATTAATGGTAGTTCTTTTTGtggttgaatttttttttcggtTGCGTGGTTGCGCGACGGTTGCCCCATAGTTACCCAAGAAGCATGGATCCTGGGTTGAATGtatgtaagtggtatttgtgtaattttttttatttgggctgtaTATTTGTTCATTTGGCCAGctggaagtatttttgtaatattgttacattttttggttgaaattgaaaaaagccctaaatttttactaaatttggctagaaaatattatatttgagtATTGTTATTGGGCACTAACACTTTTTAGATGTGTGTCTTGTAATTGGCTAGCAATACtatctaaaaattattacattaaactaTATGGGATCCGGACAAAAGAATAGGAAAAATTCAACTTCTTTAAGGAGAGGTTTGATTGGTGTTTTGTGAACAATATGTGAGTGGATCATCTGTTGCCCACTGTCACACATCTTGAGTATTATGGTTCAGATCATAGAGCTCTTTTAGTCAATATTCTTGTTAATATTTAGTCAGGCGGTTGAAAAGAGAAGATCCTTGATTCCGTTTTGAAAGACTGGTTAAATGAGGTTGAATCCACTGATTATCATTTTTTCTAGTTGGCAGGTTGATAATGATGCTAATCCGTCATCCACCCTTGCAATGTGTTTAGATCGTTGTGCAAACAATTTACAACAATGGCACAAAAGGAAATTTGGGAATATAAAGCAAGACATCAAACAAGCTCAAAATAAAGTCACCTTGCTGCATAATTTAGATGCACCAGGTTATGAACATTCAAACACTGCAGAACTGATACTAGATGAACTGATAGCAAATGAAGAGCAATATTGGCAGCAGCGGTCAAGAGTGGAGTAGCTAAAATCTGGATTGACCAAGAAGGTTTGACTTGAACCCCACCGTCCAAATCTGAGCCTGTGAGTACAACTGCTAACCAAGGTTGTCGAAGAAGAAGGGAAGAGAGAAATTAGGTTTTTTGTTATTAGTCCTATTTAATAAATCAattgtttaatttaaatttttaattattttttaaaataatataaattaattagacCAACATAAATGTGTCACTTATGCACACATGTTCAGTTAATTGAGACAAACAAACGACACCTCACTCAAATGTGTGCCAAGAGAATCGAAGTGTAATGAAATGTAAAGAATAGAAAATTTTTCCACAAAAGTTGCATCCACCTTCTAATTTTTGAAGCATGAAATCATGTGAAAATTAAAAGGTTGcatcaaaaattaaaacaagtatTAATgcgggaaaaaaaaaagattgtatctgaaaatacaaacaaaacaaacacaatCACCCGTGAAGCCTAATCTATCAATCAAATTCTAACATTACTAGTTAAGGAGTGTCTTCTAAGTTTGAAGACAGCTCTCTGAACTTCATCGACATCTTTCATGTACAATTTACAAAGTGTAAACAACAGAATCAAATGAACCAACATTAGGATTTCCATCTATGTTATGTAGCAGTCTCCTTGAAGCTTTTAGCCAACCAAATGGCAGTCTCCCTCGGAGAAACCTTCTCTAGTCCAAATGGTTTTAACAGCACACCCAACTCTTCGAACCGTTCCTGCTGCAAGAGACGTGCACTAAACTCCAACAGTCCTTCCAAAGCCTCGGCACGTTGCTGGTAGGATGATGTGTCAAATCGATGCTGTTGTGACTCAGGAGATGACTTGTGGTATGCTCCTGTAGGGTTGTACTCAGATGGCTCACTTCCATTTTTTACATCTCCATGACTCCGGTCTGAGATGCTGCGCCTAGAAAACGCTTTTTCTACAACCTGTACTGTGCACTTGTCCTTCATGATTGAGCGGTCTGCTGCAATGTCTGCAGAAGAAGAACACTGGGCTGATGTTGATGTCGATGAGATTTTTCGGGTGGGAAAAATAGGGTCTTCTGAAGAGGCTAAGGGGAATTCAGCAATCCTGTCAATTCGTGGGGCATTGACAGAGACATCTGGAGAATCCACACTGTGAAGGAGACCAATATTATTTCTGTAAGGGGATTCCAAAGCTGTGCCTCTAGTTGCCAATGGAAGGGATGCTCTCCTTGTAACCTGGGATGCAGATTTTGCTGGAATGTGCGACATTGGAAGCTGTAAAGATAAGGTTATGGTCagaaaaaaatactatatacaGAGCTCTAAATTGAAGTGTGAAATCTAAATAGAAACCATAGGCAAAAGTTCTAGGGGATAAGGGATTACATATCTAAGCAACTGTTTTGAAGCAGATCTAATCCTACCAGTTACAATCCATAATTGGTTTTGTACGATAATAAGAATATTAGTAGTAAATGATTGTGTATAAAAACTTACCGAATCACGTTTTGAGGCAATATGAGGAATCTTGGTCGTTGTTATCTGTCTCCTTGGAGTAATAGAATGTTTTACTGGTGTCAATCGTGGAGTTTGAGTGACACTTGAGAATTTTTTCGTTACTGACTTTTCCATTTCATATTTTTCATGAGAACTGCAGCTGCCAATGGACAATTCAGTAAACTTATAATCCAAACAACTTGGGAATCTTTGCGTCATTTTGGAAGAACATAGTGAATCCTGTTCAGTTCCAGATATACTGGGATTTAGAGCCCTGTCATTGCTGAGTGACTGTCTTTTCTCCCTGATTATATGGACTGGAACAACTGAAGGCTCCATAAACCTTGTCTTCTTTATGTAGTTAGAATCAGACCATGTCATTGGAAAAGTATTCCGTCGAGGACTATTTAATTTCATGTGAACCTTTAGGATATGAGGTTGAAGATGAGGATGACCAAGCAACTCTGCAGCCTGGCGAAATAGAGATAAACTTCAACAATTATAAGATGAACTACCACGGTTAAATATAATGGGAAAAGGCAAATGCCATTTGACAATAttttattgaaagaaaaaagagacTCACACTTGGTCTAAATTCTGGATTTTTTCGCAGCATGCTTTTAACAAGGCTTCTACTGCAAAAGGGGAAACCGAAAACATCTCAGTAATGATATGATTACACAGAAAATCCAAGTTATTTCACTGCTGAAACGATAAGAGATGGCGTTGACTACAATTTATGATTGAAAATATGTAAGGAACCAAATGATTACAAAATCTGAAACATATGAAATAGTAACATCTACAAGATTATGAAGCAAACATAGAGGAAAGCTGACTCACAATGCAACAGAGTACATAGTTGGAAGGGGAGCCACTATGgacttatttattttgtttatcaGACCTTGCATATCCTGAGCAATCAAAACAACGGAAACATACTGATCACTAAAAAATAAAGGTAAGCTAGGTTGGAAAACAGTGAGACATTGAAGTCACTGAATAATACTTTTTAAGACTGGTAAGAAACAAATTTGCACCGAGGGATTCATCTTTTCTTAATAACATAGTCCAAAGAAAATAAATGAAGATAAAAATAATCAAGttcctaatttattaatagcaaCTTACAAATGCTTTGAAAGCAGATTTGTGAGCAGCCATTTCATATACACAGCATCCTGTGatgaaaaaggaaagaaaaaaaaaagttgcatTATGCATATAAGCTATAGGGACCGAAATTGGTATAGCGATAGCCTACACTCATGTTTCAGTTTCTGGAGATCAGAATAGGAAAACAGCTAACCTAAAGACCAAATATCAGACTTGGACCCATATGGTATATCAGCAAGAAGTTCAGGGCACATATAACTTGGAGTTCCCACAACCTGCACGCAGAAGAAGATCAACATTAAGAGTCATAGGGAGGTTGTATAGCAAGAAAGTAATGTTTGTTAATCTTGGCTACTCACAGAAGAAGCAAGATCATCGGAAGTCAACTTTTTCGCAAGACCAAAATCACCTGATTCCATCAATGATCTCAACACATTAGTCATTAGCACATACAATTTAGAATAGTGTAACGATGTGTGAAGGATAGGAAGGGGGTACTAGTAATGTCAAATTGTAAATTACCAATGATAGAGACAAGGTAAATGAAATTTTACCTAAGCGTATGTCTTGATCCCTagtcaaaaatatatttgaacaCTGAAACAATTGGAAAACATTCAAAGTAAATTTTGGATCCCATACATGTACTCTAAAGTCTAAACAAATCCGCATATTTTTTTCCACTGACCTTTACATCACGATGAAGGATATGATTTGCATGCAAATAATCAAGTGCCATCAAGAGTTGAACAAGCCATTTACAAAGTTTCTGCAGAATTCAGTCATAagtacaaaaaataaattatttttaagtaatgCAATCACTGCAGTTAAAACATGATAGTGAAAAATTAAGGTTGCTAGACAACAACCTCTTCAGGAAACTGAACACCGTTAGCTCTTTTAATAGCTTCTGCCctgtaaaagaaaaattaccCAGATACAGGGATCAAAATATAGTAGGTATCAAAattttctcaattaaaaaaaaatatacacacaccCTGACTAAATCTAAGAAAATAACTTACATGTCTCCGCCTTCACAATATCCTATAATAATGCATACAAAGCAACCCTGAAAGAAGTACCAAGAGTCAATTGCACAACAAACATAATTTCTAGCAAGTTTTCAACTCATTTTAACTTATCTAAAGGCTTACTAGGAAAGACATGAAAGAAAACACAACATATAAGTATATAAACATTTATCACAAACAGAGTAGGAAAAATGTGAAATGTACAAGCAAAATTGCACAGTAGAAATCTGTTACTTATTTATAATaaagaatgaaaaatacttctagtGAGACTATCACCTTTTCTACCCATGAATCTTTGTACTCCACAATAAATGGATTTCGTGCTTTAGAAATCAGCTCCATCTGCCAATATAATGAAGGAAAACAAGATAAATCTCACATAGTAAACATGCTATATCATATTCATCTACCATGGCAGAAAATTTTGCTAAAAATACCAGAAGCACAAACCATCAAAAATTATGACAGTATACAGATTTACAAGCTTCAAGTCAAACAAACTTGGAATACAAAAAAGAGACATCTCATGGCCTTCAGATGAAGATCAAGTAATCTGCGAGGATAACCAAGGATAATAGACTATACAGTATTCAACATGTGATGGAAACTGAGGAGCCAAAAGAGAAAGTAGCATAATTACTAATGCTTTACTCATATGCAATCATCACTAAAACAAAACCACATTGTTAATTCCCAAAATAACTTGACAAAAATAAGCATTGCCTTCAACAATAAGAACACCAGACTACAACGAAAAGAAACATTGTTATCTTTATTGATTTCTTAAGAAAGTATCATAAATTAAAACAACAAGGGATGGGCATATTATCATAATAACCTCTTGGTGCGCAGAACGGCGAGTCCTATCAGTTTGTCGGGCAAGACGAATCTTCTTCAGGACATACCTATGAAGAAAGATaaatacaaaaaagaaaaacaatataTTTATAGTAACTCTTACAAAATCATATTAATCCATATACATAAGATGAGAGGGTTGCTCACTTCTTATTTTCATGCTTATGCCTCACGAGAAGAGCAGAACCAAAAGAACCTTTCCCAATCTGCTCTAGAACTTCATACTGCTCCATCTCTGGAACTTAGCCAACCTAGTGTACCTGCCCTGTCACCAATATTGGGTGATAAATTAGATTATATGGTTATATGAAGTTTCAACGAACCAAAACAGCAACGAGCTTTCTATCAAAGCAGTGAATGAATACAGAAAAGCCATCCTCAGGTTTTATTTTACTCTGAAACCTAAATCTGTTTGAAAATTTCAAAGTAAGTGCTCGTAGATTTACTAAGCAAAAGAACAGTACAAGAGGGCCCCAAAATCAGGGAAAGATTTTCCCACTCTGAACTTCTCAAGTGTACATGCTATATATAGCTATATACCACCATCTTGCTCCTCTCAGTACCAACCATGGATATAAATTGGTGACTCTTGAGTCTTGTCCACCAAATATCTACAGGGTTTATTCACACATGTACTAacacaataaatgaaaaatcaacAAGGATCAATTTAGTTTGTACGAAACCAAACGTAAATGACCCACCTTGTTTAATGTAGGACCCAAAAAATGTAATTACATGTATATTCCACGCACAagaatactaaaaataaataactttgaTGAAACTTATCTAAATCAGAAGGCTTGCTAAAACCCAAGGCGTACAAAAACCTCCAAGAACAATGTCAAAAAAGATAAATCATTCCACTCAAAATctaaaatgaaatataaaacTGGAAAATGCatactatatattatatgttatataaATCTATACGTGTGTATATGAATGTAGGtaggaaattaaacaaaaagaaaaagctTTAAGACCTAACCATGAAACCCCAAAAATCCAGAAAGCTCATGAAGCAAATAAATGAAGGAAAAAAAACATTAAGCAAGTAACAACAATtagataaaagaaaaagaagtacCGAAATGGAGAAATGGCGAAACTTCAATAAACTATGACGAGGGATGAATCTTCAGCTTCTTGGTGAGAAGAAAGTGAACAACACTTGACAACCATTCGCAATGAAACCAAAAAAATGAGAACCAAAAGACGAAGATTAAAGCCTCTTACCAAtttagacagagagagagagagagagagagagagagagagagagcggcAAAATAAGAAAACCCAAACCAAAGCAAGCAAAGAAGGAGAAGAGTTCAAGTTCAAGTTcaaaattagagagagagagagagagagagagagagaggctggTTCAAAAGGATTCCTGAAAGCGACTGAAAAAGAGTGCAGTACACGGTGAAGAGGAGAGGGCTATGTTCCTCTGCACCAAACTCTACGGTACATACCGTGCTCTCTTACTTTTCTTTTGTGTAACACGACGTCGTTTTAAGCTGCTTAAAACTCGGATGTGTTGCACTCATGTTTTGTTTTGTCGTTTGTCGTTTCGATTTTGcctctatttttcttttccttatccttttgttgttttttttgtcttatttttcttttattcgcAAAGTTgtcttattttcttttaaattccTTTTTCAGTGAGAAGGAAAGTTCTAAGATGTGTCAGTCTGGGCGTTGAAGAGGCAACTTTTGTCCCCCAGATTTTAAATATAGAGTTATAGAGTTATCTTTATACTAAAATTCTAACCTTATGATTATATATTTtgcttttattaattatatttaaattttaaaaaattaagtttaaataaaaatacaagaatAAGTCTACAATGCATTTCTTTAAAGGAGATATACTGATGTACTCTCTACTTATTTCGACAttcagaagaattttttagtctaattttttccatattcatatacgttatagctatttaagatatcgtataaaattttgagaaattcgaaataatttacaatatagaaaataatattcaaacaatctatttacacgcgtataaaataaaatagttacgcgtgcaacacactgtttaaATACAGAAAATGGTGAGATGGGCCTCTTCCACCAGATTACTTTACTTACTTTCATtcagcgtgttaaatttttctaaattttttaaaattttgcaggattttttaaataactataatttaatgaccatgagaaaaaaatttcgtatactaaaatagataaaaatgtatcgtacattttttttaaggaGTTGCAttattgaatttttcaaaatatagtacagtataaatttatttattaacaatcattcataataaaaaaaaaagaaccaaaaaaaaataaattttacatcaaaatttataattataagtataatgctaaaaattaatacaaatatattataAGTTATTCTTTTGCTAAATATAGTACATTTTTATGTATcccattaaaaatattattgcaaacttatatataataataacaaaaaaaaatttattgaagttaataaaaaaaatgtacattttaataacaaaaatattaacgGACACATTAAGGTAcaaaacactacaaaaaataacatagtgttattagtatattttaatatcagttcccacaaattttaattaaattttatttagaaaactGTTAACTAATTATTGTATATGTGAATTAGTATGGTATTGAGCACCTTAAGGTATCACATAACAATAATAGTACAAAAAatcatttatgaaaaaaatagtataaagatcattcataaaaaaaaaacaaagacaaaaaaaaaattactaaccaTTTATTGGATGCCATATTGGTATGGCATTGAACACCTTAAGGTGACAATAGCAAGTACAAAAAGTTATTtaccaaaaaataatatatatatatatatataaacaaacgaTAAAGACAAGtcgtttttatttgttttattataacATCCATTTATATATAGATGTTATAGATTAAGTTTTATTGTAAATTCAGCAACAATAACAAGATTCCAACACTAATACATGCATtaaactgtaacgccctaaaaaattaggcacgctacccaaaatacttataaagtcctaatcccctaaccgggattactaattaaaatagcgcagaatttaaacttttatattaaacagactgaaaataaacttgtaatatatttaaaacttttcaaaatagttgggatcccaaaaatatttacaaacttattacaagttctttcttactagccgacctaagcggcaaaacagaatacaaaagtcaacactgttagacccataacccgcttggtctgaagtggcatgaacatgtacattcttcgccctgctcctgaaactcatggctgatcagttaatgccttaccctttcctgcacagtagagcacccgtgagccaagcccagcaagacagtataaatcataacaaatatattatgctcattcacatatgtctgtatagcacagacctgatcattatttcatcat
This window harbors:
- the LOC115704063 gene encoding serine/threonine-protein kinase Nek2; translated protein: MEQYEVLEQIGKGSFGSALLVRHKHENKKYVLKKIRLARQTDRTRRSAHQEMELISKARNPFIVEYKDSWVEKGCFVCIIIGYCEGGDMAEAIKRANGVQFPEEKLCKWLVQLLMALDYLHANHILHRDVKCSNIFLTRDQDIRLGDFGLAKKLTSDDLASSVVGTPSYMCPELLADIPYGSKSDIWSLGCCVYEMAAHKSAFKAFDMQGLINKINKSIVAPLPTMYSVAFRSLVKSMLRKNPEFRPSAAELLGHPHLQPHILKVHMKLNSPRRNTFPMTWSDSNYIKKTRFMEPSVVPVHIIREKRQSLSNDRALNPSISGTEQDSLCSSKMTQRFPSCLDYKFTELSIGSCSSHEKYEMEKSVTKKFSSVTQTPRLTPVKHSITPRRQITTTKIPHIASKRDSLPMSHIPAKSASQVTRRASLPLATRGTALESPYRNNIGLLHSVDSPDVSVNAPRIDRIAEFPLASSEDPIFPTRKISSTSTSAQCSSSADIAADRSIMKDKCTVQVVEKAFSRRSISDRSHGDVKNGSEPSEYNPTGAYHKSSPESQQHRFDTSSYQQRAEALEGLLEFSARLLQQERFEELGVLLKPFGLEKVSPRETAIWLAKSFKETAT